One genomic segment of Kineosporia sp. NBRC 101731 includes these proteins:
- a CDS encoding ROK family protein, whose product MSRLLAGLDIGGSKVLAVAVDITGPDGRARVVESVRLNTGLGPEGVVDTAARALRALAAALSGDTEARPDDWFSGVGIGIPGLVDAENGKITHAVNLGVGPGGLALADRLGRRLNLPVVVENDVNAAALGAAAHLRLGRVDMAYLSIGTGIAAGIVLDGELRRGPHSAAGEIGHIPVDPTGPLCGCGQRGCLESVASGSAIAARWTSREGSDLPAGQDLFAAAEAGDPAATSLRDEVAGYLAAATRLLALTVDVDLVVLGGGVAEVGEPLRHAVAHALEKQATGSEFLRGLDLSARLSVVPGDQPVAAIGAALLARTPPGSSIPEPETVLQPDLTA is encoded by the coding sequence GTGAGCCGTCTGCTGGCGGGCCTCGACATCGGTGGTTCCAAGGTGCTGGCCGTCGCGGTCGACATCACGGGCCCCGACGGACGGGCCCGGGTGGTCGAATCGGTGCGACTGAACACGGGTCTCGGCCCGGAGGGCGTGGTCGACACGGCGGCCCGGGCGCTGCGGGCGCTGGCGGCTGCGCTGTCCGGCGACACCGAGGCCCGGCCCGACGACTGGTTCAGCGGCGTCGGCATCGGTATCCCCGGGCTGGTCGACGCCGAGAACGGCAAGATCACACACGCGGTCAACCTAGGGGTGGGCCCCGGCGGGCTGGCGCTGGCCGACCGGCTCGGCCGCCGGCTGAACCTGCCCGTGGTGGTCGAGAACGACGTGAATGCCGCGGCTCTGGGCGCCGCGGCCCATCTGCGGCTGGGCCGGGTGGACATGGCCTACCTGAGCATCGGCACCGGCATCGCCGCGGGCATCGTCCTGGACGGCGAGCTGCGGAGGGGACCGCACAGCGCGGCCGGCGAGATCGGGCACATCCCGGTCGACCCGACCGGCCCGCTGTGCGGCTGCGGGCAACGCGGCTGCCTGGAGTCGGTGGCCTCGGGAAGCGCGATCGCCGCCCGCTGGACCTCCCGCGAGGGCAGCGACCTGCCCGCCGGACAGGATCTCTTCGCGGCGGCGGAGGCCGGTGACCCGGCCGCGACCAGCCTGCGCGACGAGGTGGCCGGCTACCTGGCCGCCGCCACCCGGCTCCTGGCGCTCACGGTCGACGTCGACCTGGTCGTGCTCGGCGGTGGGGTGGCCGAGGTGGGCGAGCCGTTACGGCACGCCGTGGCCCACGCCCTGGAAAAGCAGGCGACCGGTTCGGAGTTCCTGCGCGGGCTCGACCTGTCCGCACGACTCTCCGTGGTGCCGGGCGATCAGCCGGTGGCCGCGATCGGCGCCGCGCTGCTGGCCCGGACCCCGCCGGGCTCCTCGATCCCGGAGCCCGAGACGGTGCTCCAGCCCGATCTGACAGCCTGA
- a CDS encoding glycoside hydrolase family 3 N-terminal domain-containing protein, whose product MSDIRYQAHRVLMPSFHGTRLPDWMRERLAAGVGSVCLFGTNLTGDDTQATDLVAQVQKSSPNGCLVTLDEEGGDVTRLDARRGGSTAGHAVLGAVDDVALTRAVAAGIGKRLRSIGIDLDLGPVADVNCEPDNPVIGVRSFGATPDLVARHVNAFDDGLHSAGVAACIKHFPGHGATVTDSHLAMPRLDIDLDTARSRELVPFAAAVAAGVPAVMTSHVVLAALDPANPATTSSAVLDILRHEMGFEGVIVTDALDMAGVAKPYGGPGRAAVAALAAGADLLCVGPERAPGEMEPILAWMVNDVVAAVADGRLPAQRLADAAARVDALVGAVRSGTLPTTDEVAEPITDPDLEAARRAVFVRGPDEPLDLKHALLLEFHVTPGIAAGEVPWTLPLEKAEKRSLSPADDLESVLAEAGDRPLVALVRDAHRHAWVADRLDRIARARPDLITVETGWPVVDAAGAPTGLPGAVAIWTYGGSSVSLRAAAEVLTGASAPGRVR is encoded by the coding sequence ATGAGCGATATCCGTTATCAGGCACACCGGGTGCTGATGCCGTCGTTCCACGGCACCCGGTTACCCGACTGGATGCGTGAGCGGCTGGCCGCCGGGGTCGGGTCGGTGTGCCTGTTCGGCACCAACCTGACCGGGGACGACACCCAGGCCACCGATCTGGTGGCCCAGGTGCAGAAGAGCTCACCGAACGGTTGCCTGGTGACCCTCGACGAGGAGGGCGGCGACGTCACCCGACTGGACGCGCGGCGCGGCGGCAGTACCGCCGGGCACGCGGTGCTGGGGGCGGTGGACGATGTCGCGCTCACCCGCGCGGTCGCCGCCGGCATCGGAAAACGGCTGCGTTCCATCGGGATCGACCTCGATCTCGGGCCTGTGGCCGACGTCAACTGCGAGCCGGACAACCCGGTGATCGGGGTCCGCAGTTTCGGCGCCACGCCCGATCTGGTCGCCCGGCACGTGAACGCGTTCGACGACGGCCTGCACAGTGCCGGAGTCGCCGCCTGCATCAAGCACTTTCCCGGCCACGGGGCCACGGTGACCGACTCGCACCTGGCGATGCCGCGGCTGGACATCGACCTGGACACGGCCCGCTCGCGCGAGCTGGTGCCGTTCGCGGCCGCAGTCGCGGCCGGGGTCCCGGCGGTGATGACGTCGCACGTGGTGCTGGCCGCGCTGGATCCTGCCAACCCGGCGACCACCAGCTCCGCAGTGCTCGATATTCTGCGCCACGAGATGGGTTTCGAGGGAGTCATCGTCACCGATGCCCTCGACATGGCCGGTGTGGCCAAGCCCTACGGCGGCCCCGGGAGGGCCGCGGTGGCGGCTCTCGCGGCCGGTGCCGACCTGCTGTGCGTCGGCCCGGAGCGGGCTCCCGGTGAGATGGAGCCGATCCTGGCGTGGATGGTCAACGACGTGGTCGCCGCGGTCGCGGACGGCCGCCTTCCGGCGCAGCGGCTCGCCGACGCGGCCGCCCGGGTGGACGCCCTGGTCGGTGCGGTCCGGTCCGGCACCCTGCCGACGACGGACGAGGTCGCGGAACCGATCACCGACCCCGACCTCGAGGCTGCCCGGCGGGCGGTGTTCGTGCGTGGTCCGGACGAACCTCTTGACCTGAAACACGCTCTGCTACTTGAGTTTCACGTCACTCCGGGGATCGCCGCGGGTGAGGTACCGTGGACCTTACCGCTGGAGAAGGCGGAGAAACGCTCCCTCTCCCCCGCCGACGATCTGGAATCCGTTCTGGCCGAGGCGGGCGACCGGCCCCTGGTTGCCCTGGTGCGCGACGCGCACCGGCACGCCTGGGTCGCCGACCGGCTGGATCGGATCGCCCGGGCCCGCCCGGACCTGATCACGGTCGAGACCGGCTGGCCGGTCGTGGATGCGGCGGGCGCGCCCACGGGACTGCCCGGGGCGGTAGCAATCTGGACGTACGGAGGATCGTCGGTGAGTCTGCGCGCAGCCGCGGAAGTTCTGACTGGTGCGAGCGCGCCGGGACGTGTCCGGTGA
- a CDS encoding ROK family protein, with protein sequence MPATPGRALRPTTKVMPGQARVYNRSLVLQSLYSDGPQSRADLARVTSLTPVTIGALVSELISEGLAVELGPRAGARVGKPATMVGFDPSAAHIVSVDLSRDVMFHGAVLDLAGTVLATAEAPRDGRLGEGAAQVALDLARELVEKAGRPVLGIGVGSPGVVDPEGTVLSAPNLGWSGMPLARMLNESLGRPVHVANDANAAALAEHSFGGATRSGVLVLTVGLGVGAGILLDGALVRGDRFAAGEIGHLIIEEPGPPCACGRSGCLESMLSVPRLRARLADLPETERQQAISKAGTSLGIALAPVISTLDLGEVVLNGPPDLLGGAFLEAAATAVRRRVLPVVGHALELRLSTLHENAVLLGSAVLVLSGELGVS encoded by the coding sequence ATGCCAGCCACCCCGGGGCGAGCCCTCCGGCCGACCACCAAGGTCATGCCCGGCCAGGCACGGGTCTACAACCGGTCCCTGGTGCTGCAGTCGCTCTACAGCGACGGGCCGCAGAGCCGCGCCGACCTGGCCCGGGTCACCTCGCTGACCCCCGTGACGATCGGCGCTCTGGTGAGCGAGCTGATCTCCGAGGGGCTAGCCGTGGAACTCGGCCCCCGGGCCGGTGCCCGCGTCGGAAAACCAGCCACCATGGTCGGTTTCGACCCCTCCGCCGCCCACATCGTGAGTGTCGACCTGTCGCGCGACGTGATGTTCCACGGCGCCGTGCTCGACCTGGCCGGCACCGTGCTGGCGACCGCCGAAGCCCCCCGGGACGGCCGCCTGGGCGAGGGCGCGGCGCAGGTCGCGCTCGATCTGGCCCGTGAGCTGGTGGAGAAGGCCGGCCGGCCGGTGCTGGGTATCGGTGTCGGCAGCCCGGGCGTGGTCGACCCGGAGGGCACGGTGCTGAGCGCCCCCAACCTCGGCTGGTCGGGCATGCCCCTGGCTCGCATGCTCAACGAGAGTCTCGGCCGCCCGGTCCATGTCGCGAACGACGCGAACGCCGCCGCCCTCGCCGAGCACAGTTTCGGGGGCGCCACCCGCAGCGGTGTCCTGGTGCTCACCGTCGGCCTGGGCGTCGGCGCGGGCATCCTGCTCGACGGCGCCCTGGTGCGCGGTGACCGCTTCGCCGCCGGTGAGATCGGGCACCTGATCATCGAGGAGCCCGGCCCGCCCTGCGCCTGCGGCCGCTCCGGCTGCCTGGAGAGCATGCTCTCGGTGCCCCGGCTCCGCGCCCGCCTCGCTGATCTTCCCGAAACCGAGCGGCAGCAAGCAATTTCCAAGGCCGGCACCAGCCTGGGCATCGCGCTCGCACCGGTGATCAGCACACTCGATCTCGGCGAGGTCGTGCTCAACGGCCCGCCTGACCTGCTCGGCGGCGCCTTCCTCGAGGCGGCCGCCACCGCGGTGCGCCGACGCGTGCTGCCGGTCGTCGGGCACGCCCTCGAGCTACGCCTGTCCACCCTCCACGAGAACGCCGTACTGCTCGGCTCCGCCGTGCTCGTCCTCTCCGGCGAGCTCGGCGTCTCCTGA
- a CDS encoding SDR family oxidoreductase — protein MTIVVTAATGLLGRLVLTELLKKGVPAGDIVAGGRSVEKLSDFAEQGVRVQVIDYDKPETLTAAFTGADRVLFISGSEAGRRIPQHNNVVNAAKAAQVGLIAYTGIAGADSTTMKLASDHLATEAALKASGLPVVLLRHGWYLENYTDQIAGALERGVVAGAAGSGRVSAATRADFAAADVEALLSSKGGEVFEMGGDEAFTLTEFAAELSKQSGKEVRYQNLPTDKYAEMLAGVGVPGPFAEVLADCDRGIRDGELHVGTGDLSNLLGRPTTSLAEAIQAAL, from the coding sequence ATGACCATCGTCGTCACCGCCGCCACCGGACTGCTCGGCCGCCTCGTTCTCACCGAGCTGCTGAAGAAGGGCGTCCCGGCCGGCGACATCGTGGCCGGCGGCCGCAGCGTGGAGAAACTGAGCGACTTCGCCGAGCAGGGCGTGCGCGTCCAGGTCATCGACTACGACAAGCCCGAGACCCTGACCGCCGCCTTCACCGGCGCCGACCGCGTCCTGTTCATCTCGGGCAGCGAGGCCGGCCGCCGCATCCCGCAGCACAACAACGTCGTCAACGCGGCCAAGGCGGCCCAGGTCGGCCTGATCGCCTACACCGGCATCGCGGGCGCCGACAGCACCACGATGAAGCTGGCCTCCGACCACCTGGCCACCGAGGCCGCGCTCAAGGCCTCCGGCCTGCCGGTCGTGCTGCTGCGCCACGGCTGGTACCTGGAGAACTACACCGACCAGATCGCGGGCGCCCTGGAGCGCGGCGTGGTCGCCGGTGCCGCGGGCAGCGGCCGGGTCAGCGCCGCCACCCGGGCCGACTTCGCCGCCGCCGACGTCGAGGCGCTGCTGAGCAGCAAGGGTGGCGAGGTGTTCGAGATGGGCGGCGACGAGGCGTTCACCCTGACCGAGTTCGCCGCCGAGCTGAGCAAGCAGTCGGGCAAGGAGGTGCGGTACCAGAACCTCCCCACCGACAAGTACGCCGAAATGCTGGCCGGCGTCGGCGTACCCGGCCCGTTCGCCGAGGTCCTGGCCGACTGCGACCGCGGAATCCGCGACGGTGAGCTGCACGTCGGCACCGGCGACCTGTCCAACCTGCTGGGCCGGCCCACCACGTCGCTGGCCGAGGCGATCCAGGCCGCTCTCTGA
- a CDS encoding helix-turn-helix domain-containing protein, with protein MTVSTQAAVELEQIFPGGLFPSGCPSRIVLDHVTSKWGVLVLVALSGRTLRWGELRRAVQGISEKMLAQTLKTFEADGLVSREALPVIPPHVEYSLTPLGDELVTLLRPLLLWTVRNADSMLSPR; from the coding sequence ATGACGGTCAGCACGCAGGCTGCGGTCGAGCTGGAGCAGATCTTCCCGGGCGGCCTGTTCCCGTCGGGTTGTCCCAGCCGCATCGTGCTGGACCACGTCACCAGCAAGTGGGGTGTGCTGGTGCTCGTCGCGTTGTCCGGCCGCACGCTGCGCTGGGGTGAACTGCGCCGCGCGGTCCAGGGGATCAGCGAGAAGATGCTCGCCCAGACCCTGAAGACGTTCGAGGCCGACGGGCTGGTGTCCCGCGAGGCCCTGCCGGTGATCCCGCCGCACGTGGAGTACAGCCTGACCCCGCTCGGGGACGAATTGGTGACCCTGCTGCGTCCGCTGCTGCTCTGGACCGTCCGTAACGCCGACAGCATGCTCAGCCCCCGCTGA
- a CDS encoding anthrone oxygenase family protein → MSELSRTGEIVVTLTALGCGLMAGVFFAFSGFVLAGLDRAGPGPAVAAMNGINAAAVRAPLMLALFGTAAGALAVTVIATRSASGGTRVWLIAGAVLYLAGVVLVTVVHHVPLNDALAGADPSTGQAADVADVADVAQRWLRYRTRWALGNHVRTVASLAAAGCLTKALSGG, encoded by the coding sequence ATGAGCGAACTGAGCCGTACCGGCGAGATCGTCGTCACCCTCACCGCCCTGGGCTGCGGCCTGATGGCCGGCGTCTTCTTCGCGTTCTCCGGGTTCGTCCTGGCCGGGCTGGACCGCGCCGGCCCGGGCCCGGCCGTGGCCGCCATGAACGGGATCAACGCGGCCGCCGTGCGCGCACCCCTGATGCTCGCCCTGTTCGGTACCGCCGCGGGCGCTCTCGCCGTGACGGTGATCGCGACCCGCTCGGCGTCCGGCGGCACCCGGGTGTGGCTGATCGCCGGGGCCGTGCTCTACCTGGCCGGTGTGGTGCTTGTGACCGTGGTCCACCACGTACCGCTGAACGACGCCCTGGCCGGGGCCGACCCGTCCACCGGCCAAGCGGCCGACGTGGCTGACGTGGCTGACGTGGCCCAACGGTGGCTGCGCTACCGGACCCGCTGGGCCCTTGGGAACCACGTACGCACCGTCGCCTCCCTGGCCGCGGCCGGCTGCCTGACCAAGGCCCTCAGCGGGGGCTGA
- a CDS encoding AraC family transcriptional regulator gives MDGLTALLDGPRAREAFLLRSTLSPPWSIRVADGAALTLCTVVSGTACVLPAGGGVHRLGPGDVALFKGPRPYTVADNPDTAPQITILPGQLCRVGPDQEGGEVTPMADLGTRSWGNDPDGDTVLVTGTYQLPGETSRRLLDALPELALLPDPGRGGPLVALLAEEIVRDEPGQGAVLDRLLDLTLISVLRAWFARPGGGAPGWYTAYGDPVVGPALRLLHDDVTRAWTVEDLAAEVGVSRAGLARRFRELVGEPPMAFLTNWRLALAADLLRSSDLTLEAVARQVGYGTPFALSAAFKRVRGVSPAGYRMSN, from the coding sequence ATGGACGGTCTGACCGCACTGCTCGACGGTCCCCGCGCCCGCGAGGCCTTCCTGCTGCGTTCGACCCTGAGCCCGCCCTGGTCTATCCGGGTGGCCGACGGGGCCGCGCTGACCCTGTGCACCGTGGTCTCGGGAACGGCCTGCGTGCTGCCCGCCGGGGGTGGGGTGCACCGGCTCGGCCCCGGCGACGTTGCGTTGTTCAAAGGGCCGCGGCCCTACACGGTCGCCGACAACCCTGACACCGCACCGCAGATCACGATCCTGCCGGGGCAGCTGTGCCGGGTCGGGCCCGATCAGGAGGGTGGCGAGGTCACTCCGATGGCCGATCTGGGCACCCGCAGCTGGGGCAACGACCCGGACGGCGACACCGTGCTCGTCACCGGCACCTACCAGCTGCCGGGGGAGACCAGCCGGCGCCTGCTCGACGCCCTGCCGGAGCTGGCGCTGCTGCCCGACCCCGGTCGGGGCGGCCCGCTGGTGGCCCTCCTGGCCGAAGAGATCGTGAGGGACGAGCCCGGGCAGGGTGCGGTGCTCGACCGGCTGCTCGACCTGACCCTGATCAGCGTGCTGCGGGCCTGGTTCGCCCGGCCCGGGGGCGGCGCTCCCGGCTGGTACACGGCCTACGGCGACCCGGTGGTCGGTCCGGCGCTGCGGCTGCTGCACGACGACGTCACCCGGGCCTGGACGGTCGAGGACCTCGCGGCCGAGGTCGGGGTGTCCCGGGCGGGCCTGGCCCGGCGCTTCCGCGAGCTGGTGGGCGAGCCGCCCATGGCCTTCCTGACGAACTGGCGCCTGGCCCTGGCCGCCGACCTGCTGCGCTCGTCCGACCTCACGCTCGAGGCGGTGGCCCGGCAGGTCGGGTACGGCACCCCGTTCGCGCTCAGCGCCGCCTTCAAACGGGTGCGGGGGGTGAGCCCGGCCGGGTACCGGATGTCGAACTGA
- a CDS encoding SRPBCC family protein, with protein MSEISVVLERDVVAPPDVTFDALADYTIMRPKVLPEQFTGYQVTAGGTGEGTRITYDLHATKKRTRHVEAVVTEPPAGQQLLESDTGSTLRVLWDVAAAPGGSKVTVQVSWQGAGGVKGFFERTFAPGGIRRIYGAKLDNLQQQIAADPA; from the coding sequence GTGAGCGAGATCTCGGTCGTTCTGGAGCGAGACGTCGTGGCCCCGCCGGACGTCACGTTCGACGCCCTGGCCGACTACACGATCATGCGGCCGAAGGTGCTGCCGGAGCAGTTCACCGGCTATCAGGTGACCGCGGGCGGTACCGGTGAGGGCACGCGCATCACCTACGACCTGCACGCCACCAAGAAGCGCACCCGGCATGTCGAGGCCGTCGTCACCGAGCCCCCGGCCGGGCAGCAGCTGCTGGAGTCCGACACCGGGTCCACACTGCGTGTGCTCTGGGACGTCGCTGCCGCCCCCGGTGGCAGCAAGGTCACCGTGCAGGTCAGCTGGCAGGGCGCCGGCGGTGTGAAGGGTTTCTTCGAGCGCACTTTCGCCCCGGGCGGCATCCGGCGCATCTACGGTGCGAAGCTCGACAACCTGCAGCAGCAGATCGCGGCCGACCCGGCGTGA
- a CDS encoding SIMPL domain-containing protein encodes MSTDTARDVVATVSGTAFAEAAPDRVRLNLRVRVAESSAKGATDTFATALAAARAMLDELGCTYSVGSVTSWEGGKERRSRHQVWSDLVVTVDDLTVLPRLVEQVLEADRLEVGHLQWQLSNLRELRRQARVKAIADAREAADDYAAALGLRVGQVLSVSDPETSGMHPMAGGPMFAMRARGAGAAERPEIDLSNTEPVRVEGSVTVSFLLAG; translated from the coding sequence GTGAGCACCGACACCGCGCGCGATGTCGTCGCTACGGTTTCGGGCACCGCGTTCGCCGAAGCCGCTCCCGACCGGGTGCGCCTGAACCTGCGGGTGCGGGTGGCGGAGTCGTCGGCCAAGGGCGCCACCGACACCTTCGCGACCGCCCTGGCCGCGGCCCGGGCGATGCTCGACGAGCTCGGGTGCACCTACTCGGTGGGCTCGGTGACGTCGTGGGAGGGCGGTAAGGAACGTCGCTCACGGCACCAGGTCTGGAGCGATCTGGTCGTCACCGTCGACGACCTGACCGTGCTGCCCCGGCTGGTCGAGCAGGTGCTCGAGGCCGACCGGCTCGAGGTCGGTCATCTTCAGTGGCAGCTCAGCAACCTGCGGGAACTGCGCCGCCAGGCCCGGGTGAAGGCGATCGCCGACGCCCGGGAGGCGGCCGACGACTACGCCGCCGCGCTCGGTTTGCGGGTGGGGCAGGTGCTCAGCGTCAGCGACCCGGAGACCAGCGGCATGCACCCGATGGCGGGCGGCCCGATGTTCGCGATGCGGGCCCGCGGCGCGGGCGCGGCGGAACGGCCCGAGATCGACCTGAGCAACACCGAGCCGGTGCGGGTGGAGGGCTCGGTCACGGTCTCGTTCCTCCTGGCGGGCTGA
- a CDS encoding EF-hand domain-containing protein, translated as MTENVDYKATFDLIDVDHDGLISAAELKNLMIALGGEVSDEMAEHAVTVIDTDGDGLVSLPELADYLGENAPRSPQP; from the coding sequence ATGACTGAGAACGTCGACTACAAGGCTACTTTCGACCTGATCGACGTCGACCACGACGGCCTGATCTCGGCCGCGGAGCTGAAGAACCTGATGATCGCGCTCGGCGGCGAGGTCAGCGACGAGATGGCCGAGCACGCCGTCACGGTCATCGACACCGACGGCGACGGTCTGGTCTCCCTGCCCGAGCTGGCCGACTACCTCGGTGAGAACGCGCCCCGATCTCCCCAGCCCTGA
- a CDS encoding tetratricopeptide repeat protein has product MGKRDLEQARILEERFAEHADAGRAQEALAAIDEAIDLRRQDSQDDQDDAESLNALANALYSRSLVLAATDGSQAALEAIGEATGIWRQVTEKDQAIGMPNLALALTAMSDQQAAAGDDEAALKSLDEAVKIYTFLQSVVPDQAMLPTASALGGLATIRFRMGDHTGALEAMTEAVTTVRMLAVQDPEPHRDPLAVALNNLATLQVRTGEIAAAVGTLEEVATIVSTLADTEPDVYKPVLDTVLANLQQAQAHAAAS; this is encoded by the coding sequence GTGGGCAAGCGGGATCTCGAGCAGGCACGCATCCTGGAGGAGCGTTTCGCCGAGCACGCGGACGCCGGACGTGCGCAGGAGGCCCTGGCGGCCATCGACGAAGCCATCGACCTGCGACGCCAGGACAGCCAGGACGACCAGGACGATGCCGAGTCGTTGAACGCACTGGCGAACGCTCTCTATAGCCGCAGCCTGGTGCTGGCGGCCACGGACGGGTCGCAGGCCGCGCTGGAGGCCATCGGTGAGGCCACGGGCATCTGGCGTCAGGTGACCGAGAAGGACCAGGCGATCGGCATGCCGAACCTGGCGCTGGCGCTGACGGCCATGTCCGACCAGCAGGCCGCGGCCGGTGACGACGAGGCCGCGCTGAAGTCCCTCGACGAGGCGGTGAAGATCTACACGTTCCTGCAGAGCGTGGTGCCCGACCAGGCGATGCTGCCCACGGCGAGCGCTCTGGGCGGCCTGGCCACCATCCGGTTCCGGATGGGCGACCACACCGGCGCGCTGGAGGCGATGACCGAGGCGGTCACGACAGTGCGCATGCTGGCGGTGCAGGACCCGGAGCCGCACCGCGACCCGCTGGCGGTAGCGCTGAACAACCTCGCCACCCTGCAGGTGCGGACCGGTGAGATCGCCGCTGCGGTGGGCACGCTCGAAGAGGTGGCGACGATCGTCAGCACACTCGCCGACACCGAGCCGGACGTGTACAAGCCGGTTCTCGACACGGTGCTGGCCAACCTCCAGCAGGCCCAGGCCCACGCCGCGGCGTCCTGA
- a CDS encoding bifunctional glycosyltransferase family 2/GtrA family protein, with the protein MTAIQTFQSQGSPVDEAAGATQPHHQPVLVPALDVVVPVYNEEAGIEPCIERLHAYLSSTFPYRFRITIADNASIDSTFEIATRLAARYREVEAVHLEQKGRGRALRAVWSASDATVLAYMDVDLSTDLTALLPLVAPLLSGHSELAIGSRLARGSRVVRGTKRELISRCYNLILRGTLAAGFTDAQCGFKAIRGDVAKRLLPLVEDTGWFFDTELLVLAERSGLRIHEVPVDWVDDPDSRVDIVATATADLKGVARVAKALTSGELPLAGIRAELRPVSTDGGHISATGRTVDPDGVPPGLTGQVIRFATVGLMSTVAYVILYALMRYGIGAQAANLVALLITTVGNTAANRSLTFGVHGPHRWWRHQFQGMAIFLLTLLLTSGSLALLGSVTGSVHHVVEITVLVLASLLATALRFTLLRTWVFKAHH; encoded by the coding sequence ATGACCGCGATCCAGACGTTCCAGAGCCAGGGCAGCCCGGTTGACGAGGCTGCCGGCGCGACACAGCCCCACCACCAGCCCGTGCTCGTACCCGCCCTGGACGTCGTGGTCCCGGTCTACAACGAGGAAGCGGGGATCGAGCCCTGCATCGAGCGCCTGCACGCCTACCTGAGCAGCACGTTCCCCTACCGCTTCCGCATCACCATCGCGGACAACGCGAGCATCGACTCCACCTTCGAGATCGCGACCCGGCTGGCCGCGCGCTACCGCGAGGTGGAGGCCGTGCACCTGGAACAGAAGGGCCGCGGCCGGGCGCTGCGGGCCGTCTGGAGCGCCTCGGACGCCACCGTGCTCGCCTATATGGACGTCGACCTCTCCACCGACCTGACCGCTCTGCTCCCCCTCGTCGCGCCGCTGCTGTCGGGGCACTCCGAGCTGGCCATCGGCAGCCGCCTGGCCCGCGGTTCCCGGGTGGTGCGGGGCACCAAGCGCGAACTGATCTCGCGCTGCTACAACCTGATCCTGCGCGGCACCCTGGCCGCCGGATTCACCGACGCGCAGTGCGGTTTCAAAGCGATCCGGGGTGACGTGGCCAAGCGCCTGCTGCCCCTGGTCGAAGACACCGGCTGGTTCTTCGACACCGAACTGCTGGTGCTCGCCGAGCGCAGCGGCCTGCGGATCCACGAGGTGCCGGTGGACTGGGTGGACGACCCGGACAGCCGCGTCGACATCGTCGCCACCGCCACGGCCGACCTCAAGGGCGTGGCCCGCGTGGCGAAGGCCCTCACCTCCGGCGAGCTGCCCCTGGCCGGCATCCGGGCCGAGCTGCGGCCCGTCTCCACCGACGGGGGCCACATCTCGGCCACCGGCCGCACCGTCGACCCTGACGGTGTGCCGCCGGGCCTGACCGGGCAGGTCATCCGCTTCGCCACCGTCGGCCTGATGAGCACCGTGGCGTACGTCATCCTCTACGCCCTGATGCGCTACGGGATCGGGGCGCAGGCCGCGAACCTGGTCGCGTTACTGATCACCACGGTCGGCAACACCGCCGCCAACCGCAGCCTGACGTTCGGTGTGCACGGCCCGCACCGCTGGTGGCGCCACCAGTTCCAGGGCATGGCCATCTTCCTGCTCACCCTGCTCCTGACCAGCGGTTCCCTGGCGTTGCTGGGCTCGGTGACCGGCTCCGTGCACCACGTCGTGGAGATCACCGTGCTGGTGCTGGCCAGTCTGCTCGCCACCGCGCTGCGTTTCACCCTGCTGCGGACCTGGGTCTTCAAGGCCCACCACTGA
- a CDS encoding metal-dependent hydrolase: protein MDGSTHRLFAASVSIATSTATGAPLWQAAASAVIGTASAAGWTSPDADQSWLHWVPGGHRGLTHWWGIPALLSVAVLVFVPPEAAWALWALILGWASHLLADFIFGERPPGIPMAPWWSYAGLGLNSGGGVEKWLRWGLPMFITWQALVLVTGGDYLFGWDPPAPSA, encoded by the coding sequence ATGGACGGCAGCACGCACCGACTCTTCGCCGCCTCCGTGAGCATCGCCACGTCGACCGCCACGGGGGCGCCCCTCTGGCAGGCCGCCGCGTCGGCCGTCATCGGGACGGCCTCGGCCGCGGGCTGGACCAGCCCGGACGCCGACCAGTCGTGGTTGCACTGGGTACCGGGCGGACACCGCGGACTGACCCACTGGTGGGGCATCCCCGCCCTGCTCTCCGTGGCCGTTCTCGTGTTCGTGCCGCCGGAGGCCGCCTGGGCACTGTGGGCGCTCATCCTCGGCTGGGCGTCACATCTGCTGGCCGACTTCATCTTCGGCGAACGGCCGCCCGGCATCCCGATGGCGCCCTGGTGGTCCTACGCCGGGCTGGGGCTCAATTCCGGTGGTGGCGTGGAGAAGTGGCTGCGCTGGGGACTCCCGATGTTCATCACCTGGCAGGCCCTGGTGCTCGTCACCGGCGGCGATTACCTGTTCGGCTGGGACCCACCCGCCCCGTCTGCCTGA